The following is a genomic window from Psychrobacter immobilis.
CCGTTTTAGTCTATGGTGAAAATGACGAAAAGGTCACAGTTTGGGACACCTTAGCGATTGCCATGCATATCAATGATTATTTTACCAACGTAGATGTTTGGACAGGACTGAGTAGGTCTGAGACTAAAAGTAATACTAGCATCAGAATAAATAGCGCCTATTGCCAAAGTATCGTCGCTGAAATGCATTCAGGGCTGATGGGCATTCGTAGTGACATGCCGATGAACATTCGAGCCATAGCAAAAATACAACCCAGCGCTGCATGTTTAAAGGACATTGCTCGTATCGAAGAGATTTTTGCAGATTGTTTAAAAAGTCGCTCAACAGACAGCTATTTGTTTGGTCCATTCACGGCTGCCGATGCTTTTTTCGCACCAGTTATTCTACGTTTGCAAACGTATGCCGATGCCTCTGACATAGTATTAAAGCCAACGACCAAACAGTATTGTGAGACGATGTTAAACAATCCCCATCTACAGGCTTGGCGGGAGGCAGCACTTGAAGAAACTCGCGTAATTAAAGAAGATGAAGCAGGTGAGATACTTTCGGTGGTTGGGGTGTTGGCTGACCAAAGGTGAATCATTGAAAACGAGCCTAATAATTATCTTTTAAAGGATATTCATTAGGCTCTATATAGCCTTTGTTTTTTTGATAATTAATACGATAAGTAGCGTTATGATATTTCTTGCCTTTCACAAATCCATTGAGTGTTATTTCTAAAGGATAAAATCCATTAACCGTTTTAC
Proteins encoded in this region:
- a CDS encoding glutathione S-transferase family protein; translation: MMQKPLLIIGNKNYSSWSLRAWLLLKAFNINFDEQLIELFHPSAIPILDEHAPTGKVPVLVYGENDEKVTVWDTLAIAMHINDYFTNVDVWTGLSRSETKSNTSIRINSAYCQSIVAEMHSGLMGIRSDMPMNIRAIAKIQPSAACLKDIARIEEIFADCLKSRSTDSYLFGPFTAADAFFAPVILRLQTYADASDIVLKPTTKQYCETMLNNPHLQAWREAALEETRVIKEDEAGEILSVVGVLADQR